One genomic region from Ornithinicoccus hortensis encodes:
- the ettA gene encoding energy-dependent translational throttle protein EttA — protein sequence MAEYIYTMTRARKAVGDKLILDDVTMSFYPGAKIGVVGPNGAGKSTILKIMAGMDQPSNGEAWLSEGYTVGILLQEPPLNEEKTVLGNVEEGVGEIKAKVDRYNAISEEMADPDADFDALMAEMGQLQEAIDHADAWDLDSQLEQAMDALRCPPPDADVTVLSGGERRRVALCKLLLSKPDLLLLDEPTNHLDAESVQWLEQHLANYPGAVLAVTHDRYFLDNVAEWIAEVDRGRLYPYEGNYSTYLEKKRERLAVQGKKDAKLAKRLEKELEWVRSNAKAKQTKNKARLARYEEMAAEADKQRKLDFEEIQIPPGPRLGAQVIEVDSLRKGFGDRVLIDDLSFTLPRNGIVGVIGPNGVGKTTLFKTIVGLEEPDAGTVKVGDTVNISYVDQARGGIDPDKSLWEVVSDGLDFIQVGKVEIPSRAYVSQFGFKGPDQQKKAGVLSGGERNRLNLALTLKQGGNLLLLDEPTNDLDVETLGSLENALLDFPGCAVVISHDRWFLDRVATHILAYEGTEENPANWYWFEGNFGAYEENKVERLGAEAARPHRVTYRRLTRD from the coding sequence ATGGCCGAATACATCTACACCATGACGCGTGCCCGCAAGGCGGTCGGTGACAAGCTCATCCTCGACGACGTCACGATGTCCTTCTACCCCGGCGCCAAGATCGGCGTGGTCGGGCCCAACGGTGCCGGCAAGTCCACGATCCTGAAGATCATGGCCGGGATGGACCAGCCGTCCAACGGCGAGGCGTGGCTGAGCGAGGGCTACACGGTCGGCATCCTGCTCCAGGAGCCGCCACTGAATGAGGAGAAGACCGTCCTCGGCAACGTCGAGGAAGGGGTCGGTGAGATCAAGGCCAAGGTGGACCGGTACAACGCGATCTCCGAGGAGATGGCCGATCCGGACGCCGACTTCGACGCGCTGATGGCCGAGATGGGCCAGCTGCAGGAGGCGATCGACCACGCCGACGCCTGGGACCTGGACTCCCAGCTCGAGCAGGCGATGGACGCCCTGCGCTGCCCGCCGCCCGACGCCGACGTCACGGTCCTCTCCGGTGGTGAGCGCCGCCGGGTCGCGCTGTGCAAGTTGTTGCTGAGCAAGCCGGACCTGCTGCTGCTCGATGAGCCCACCAACCACTTGGACGCCGAGTCCGTGCAGTGGCTGGAGCAGCACCTGGCCAACTACCCCGGCGCCGTCCTGGCCGTCACCCACGACCGGTATTTCCTGGACAACGTGGCGGAGTGGATCGCCGAGGTCGACCGTGGTCGGCTCTACCCCTACGAGGGCAACTACTCCACCTACCTGGAGAAGAAGCGGGAGCGGCTGGCCGTCCAGGGCAAGAAGGACGCCAAGCTGGCCAAGCGCCTGGAAAAGGAGCTGGAGTGGGTCCGCTCCAACGCCAAGGCGAAGCAGACCAAGAACAAGGCCCGGCTGGCCCGCTACGAGGAGATGGCCGCCGAGGCAGACAAGCAGCGCAAGCTCGACTTCGAGGAGATCCAGATCCCGCCGGGCCCGCGCCTGGGGGCGCAGGTGATCGAGGTCGACTCGCTGCGCAAGGGCTTCGGCGACCGGGTCCTGATCGACGACCTGTCCTTCACCCTGCCGCGCAACGGCATCGTCGGGGTGATCGGCCCCAACGGTGTCGGCAAGACCACGTTGTTCAAGACGATCGTCGGGCTGGAGGAGCCGGACGCCGGCACGGTCAAGGTCGGCGACACGGTCAACATCTCCTACGTCGACCAGGCCCGCGGCGGCATCGACCCGGACAAGTCGCTCTGGGAGGTCGTGTCCGACGGGTTGGACTTCATCCAGGTCGGCAAGGTCGAGATCCCGTCCCGCGCCTACGTCAGCCAGTTCGGCTTCAAGGGGCCGGACCAGCAGAAGAAGGCCGGGGTGCTCTCCGGTGGTGAGCGCAATCGGCTCAACCTGGCCCTGACCCTCAAGCAGGGCGGCAACCTGCTGCTGCTGGACGAGCCGACCAACGACCTCGACGTGGAGACCCTGGGCTCGCTGGAGAACGCGCTGCTCGACTTCCCCGGCTGCGCCGTCGTGATCAGCCACGACCGGTGGTTCCTGGACCGGGTGGCCACGCACATCCTGGCCTACGAGGGCACCGAGGAGAACCCGGCCAACTGGTACTGGTTCGAGGGCAACTTCGGGGCCTACGAGGAGAACAAGGTCGAGCGGCTGGGTGCCGAGGCGGCCCGTCCGCACCGCGTCACCTACCGCAGGCTCACCCGCGACTGA
- a CDS encoding single-stranded DNA-binding protein, whose amino-acid sequence MKDMMVTVAGNLTANPQQHFGHASGRPFTTFRLAHNRGHYSKDTGQWVQTGTDFLKVIAFGNLGLNVRESMQKGDPVVVHGRLTLREWTQGEKSGIDTEISASTVGWDLNCGQGSFSRVRRPTVPGVDPADDQSVRAAMQEMDQDVVPEPPEEDYPAAVGHDPGGDYPVGEDPAGDDPADDQGYAEQAAS is encoded by the coding sequence ATGAAGGACATGATGGTGACGGTCGCGGGCAACCTGACGGCCAATCCGCAACAACACTTCGGCCACGCGTCGGGGCGCCCGTTCACGACGTTCCGGTTGGCCCACAACCGGGGTCACTACAGCAAGGACACCGGGCAGTGGGTGCAGACGGGGACGGACTTCCTGAAGGTCATCGCGTTCGGCAACCTCGGTCTCAACGTGCGCGAGTCGATGCAGAAGGGCGACCCGGTGGTGGTGCACGGCCGGCTCACCCTGCGGGAGTGGACCCAGGGGGAGAAGTCCGGGATCGACACCGAGATCTCCGCCTCCACCGTCGGCTGGGACCTGAACTGTGGTCAGGGCAGCTTCAGCCGGGTCCGGCGCCCGACCGTCCCGGGCGTGGACCCGGCGGACGACCAGTCGGTCCGGGCTGCGATGCAGGAGATGGACCAGGACGTCGTGCCGGAGCCGCCGGAGGAGGACTACCCCGCGGCGGTCGGCCACGATCCGGGCGGTGACTATCCGGTCGGCGAGGATCCGGCCGGTGACGATCCGGCCGACGACCAGGGGTATGCCGAGCAGGCGGCCAGCTGA
- a CDS encoding GTPase has product MRLGRKGADTGQRPLTWRADQLEEALAVGGSELDPEPVAAATDLVDKVRQRWAIKGGRTVVALAGATGSGKSSLFNALVGEEVSTIGARRPTTATATAAVWGPEPAEELLEWLGIHRRHQVRTGAPAGTADPLDGLVLIDLPDFDSREVAHRVEADRVLGRADVFVWVTDPQKYADARLHEDYLRPLQDHEAVMLVVLNQVDRIPSPEAVEQLKADLARLVAADGAGEFEVIGTSARLQQGLDDLRGEIGEVVGARTAAEQRLVGDLRGTARELRAGVADTEPARGKDEDAALVDALKRSAGVPVVLEAVRKDYLRQAGSRAGWPFTRWIGALRPDPLRRLRLGDDRAGGAGISPSDVRTVLGRSSLPAPSPAARSGVALATRRVGEAAGASLPPRWAEAVAQAATPGDGALADALDQAVMGTPLRARNPAWWSVLGFLQLLLAACAVVGLLWLALLAVLGWLQVPMEAPTWGPVPIPLLLLGGGLVLGLVLAALAKVLARSGARHRRAVVDGRLTEAVRGVATEHVRRPVEAVLERHRRTRQHLDAVLS; this is encoded by the coding sequence ATGAGGCTGGGGCGCAAGGGCGCCGACACCGGCCAGCGACCGTTGACCTGGCGCGCCGACCAGCTGGAGGAGGCGCTCGCCGTCGGTGGGTCCGAGCTCGACCCGGAGCCGGTGGCCGCGGCGACCGACCTGGTCGACAAGGTCCGCCAGCGCTGGGCGATCAAGGGCGGGCGCACCGTCGTCGCGCTGGCCGGCGCCACCGGGTCGGGCAAGTCCAGCCTGTTCAACGCCCTCGTCGGCGAGGAGGTCTCCACCATCGGGGCGCGCCGTCCCACCACCGCCACCGCCACTGCGGCCGTGTGGGGGCCCGAGCCGGCCGAGGAACTGCTGGAGTGGCTCGGCATACACCGGCGCCACCAGGTGCGGACCGGCGCCCCGGCCGGCACCGCCGACCCGCTCGACGGGCTGGTGCTCATCGACCTGCCCGACTTCGACTCCCGGGAGGTGGCGCACCGGGTCGAGGCCGACCGGGTGCTGGGACGGGCCGACGTCTTCGTGTGGGTCACCGACCCGCAGAAGTATGCCGACGCACGGCTGCACGAGGACTACCTGCGGCCGCTGCAGGACCACGAGGCGGTCATGCTGGTGGTGCTCAACCAGGTGGACCGGATCCCCTCGCCGGAGGCGGTGGAGCAGCTCAAGGCCGACCTGGCCCGGCTGGTGGCCGCGGACGGGGCCGGAGAGTTCGAGGTGATCGGCACCTCCGCCCGGTTGCAGCAGGGGCTGGACGACCTGCGCGGGGAGATCGGGGAGGTCGTCGGGGCCCGCACCGCCGCCGAGCAGCGGCTCGTCGGCGACCTGCGCGGGACGGCGCGGGAGTTGCGCGCCGGGGTGGCCGACACGGAACCGGCCCGGGGCAAGGACGAGGACGCCGCGCTGGTCGACGCGCTGAAACGGTCGGCGGGCGTGCCGGTCGTGCTCGAGGCGGTGCGCAAGGACTACCTGCGCCAGGCGGGCAGCCGGGCCGGGTGGCCGTTCACCCGGTGGATCGGCGCGCTGCGGCCGGACCCGCTGCGCCGGTTGCGGTTGGGTGATGACCGGGCGGGCGGGGCCGGGATCAGCCCCTCGGACGTGCGCACCGTGTTGGGCCGGTCCTCGCTGCCCGCCCCGAGCCCGGCCGCGCGCTCCGGGGTGGCGCTGGCGACCCGACGCGTCGGCGAGGCCGCGGGCGCGTCGTTGCCCCCGCGTTGGGCCGAGGCCGTCGCCCAGGCGGCGACGCCGGGCGACGGTGCCCTCGCCGACGCCCTCGACCAGGCGGTGATGGGCACCCCGCTGCGGGCCCGCAACCCCGCCTGGTGGTCCGTCCTGGGATTCCTGCAGCTGCTGCTGGCCGCCTGCGCGGTCGTCGGTCTGCTGTGGCTCGCGCTGCTGGCCGTGTTGGGCTGGCTGCAGGTGCCGATGGAGGCCCCGACCTGGGGACCCGTCCCGATCCCGCTGCTGCTCCTGGGCGGAGGTCTGGTCCTCGGGCTGGTGCTGGCCGCCCTGGCCAAGGTGCTGGCCCGGTCCGGTGCCCGGCACCGCCGCGCCGTGGTCGACGGGCGGCTCACCGAGGCCGTGCGCGGCGTCGCGACCGAGCACGTGCGCAGGCCGGTCGAGGCCGTCCTGGAGCGGCACCGACGCACCCGCCAGCACCTCGACGCCGTCCTGTCCTGA
- a CDS encoding dynamin family protein codes for MTQTETGEALLGAVEQLRAAADGVRLPLELPDVDPARAARAGLVQQLDDYVLPRLRALDAPVLCVVGGSTGAGKSTLVNSVVSEPVSRTGVLRPTTRASVLVHHPEDVAWFTDDRVLPGLARLTGSPTDSDDPTSVRLVSSAALPQGLALLDAPDIDSVVQANRDLARQLLAAADLWLFVTTAARYADAVPWDLLRQAAERGTSVAIVLDRVPPEAMEEIRTHLAQMLRDQGLNQSPIFTITETRLDEDGMLPPRDTERLRGWLHTLAGDARARSMVIRRTLSGALDSLSERATGLGAAARSQVESREALHTAALTAYKEAVRGVEGGMQDGTLLRGEVLARWQELVGTGEFLRQVEVGIGRLRDRLSSFFRGKPARTEQLGEALQTGAASLVTSHGQVAASQAARTWRSTPGGEPLVRANPDLAHGSPDLPERVERLIRDWQGELLDLVRNEAGQKRATARYLAFGVNGLAVLLMLLVFASTAGLTGLEVGIAGGSAVLAQRLLEAVFGDQAVRELAAKARASLLARVEALYEQERSRFDRVLEQVAVDREAGRRVEQAARAVQDAR; via the coding sequence GTGACCCAGACTGAAACCGGCGAGGCCCTGCTCGGTGCGGTCGAACAGTTGCGCGCGGCCGCCGACGGGGTCCGGTTGCCGCTGGAACTGCCCGACGTCGACCCGGCCCGTGCCGCACGGGCGGGCCTGGTGCAGCAGTTGGACGACTACGTGCTGCCCCGGCTGCGGGCGCTGGACGCCCCCGTGCTGTGCGTGGTCGGCGGATCCACCGGCGCCGGCAAGTCCACCCTGGTCAACTCCGTGGTGAGCGAACCCGTCTCGCGCACCGGGGTGCTGCGCCCCACCACCCGGGCCTCAGTGCTCGTGCACCACCCCGAGGACGTGGCCTGGTTCACCGACGACCGGGTGCTGCCCGGCCTGGCCCGGCTGACCGGGTCGCCCACCGACTCCGACGACCCCACCTCGGTGCGCCTGGTGTCCTCCGCCGCGCTGCCGCAGGGGCTGGCCCTGCTGGACGCCCCCGACATCGACTCGGTGGTCCAGGCGAACCGGGACCTGGCCCGGCAGTTGCTGGCCGCGGCCGACCTGTGGCTGTTCGTCACCACGGCCGCCCGGTATGCCGACGCCGTCCCGTGGGACCTGCTGCGCCAGGCCGCCGAACGCGGCACCTCGGTGGCCATCGTGCTGGACCGCGTGCCACCGGAGGCGATGGAGGAGATCCGCACACACCTGGCCCAGATGCTGCGGGACCAGGGGCTGAACCAGTCGCCGATCTTCACCATCACCGAGACCCGGCTCGACGAGGACGGCATGCTGCCCCCGCGGGACACCGAGCGGCTCCGCGGCTGGTTGCACACGCTGGCCGGTGACGCCCGTGCCCGCTCGATGGTGATCCGCCGCACCCTCTCCGGCGCCCTCGACTCGCTCTCCGAGCGAGCGACCGGGCTGGGGGCCGCCGCGCGGTCCCAGGTGGAGAGCCGCGAGGCGCTGCACACCGCCGCGCTGACGGCATACAAGGAGGCGGTCCGTGGGGTCGAGGGGGGGATGCAGGACGGGACGCTGCTGCGGGGGGAGGTGCTCGCCCGGTGGCAGGAGCTGGTCGGGACCGGTGAGTTCCTGCGCCAGGTGGAGGTCGGGATCGGCCGACTGCGGGACCGGCTCAGCAGCTTCTTCCGGGGCAAGCCGGCCCGCACCGAACAGCTGGGAGAGGCGCTGCAGACCGGCGCCGCCTCGCTGGTGACCTCGCACGGTCAGGTGGCCGCCAGCCAGGCCGCCCGCACCTGGCGCAGCACCCCGGGTGGGGAGCCGCTGGTCCGCGCCAACCCCGACCTGGCCCACGGGTCCCCGGACCTGCCCGAACGGGTGGAGCGGCTGATCCGGGACTGGCAGGGCGAACTGCTCGACCTGGTGCGGAACGAGGCCGGGCAGAAGCGGGCGACCGCCCGCTACCTGGCCTTCGGGGTCAACGGGCTCGCCGTGCTGCTGATGCTGCTCGTCTTCGCCTCCACCGCAGGGCTGACCGGGCTCGAGGTCGGCATCGCCGGCGGCTCGGCGGTGCTGGCGCAGCGCCTGCTGGAGGCCGTCTTCGGCGACCAGGCGGTCCGGGAGCTGGCGGCCAAGGCCCGCGCGTCCTTGCTGGCCCGGGTCGAGGCCCTCTATGAGCAGGAACGTTCCCGGTTCGACCGGGTGCTCGAGCAGGTGGCGGTGGACCGCGAGGCCGGCCGCCGCGTCGAGCAGGCCGCCCGCGCCGTGCAGGACGCCCGATGA
- the efeB gene encoding iron uptake transporter deferrochelatase/peroxidase subunit: MGAARGPEGRPGTPGVSRRRFLGYVGGGAAAGIAGGYAVGRAVGSDGSGGGTGGAGGLPDSWPFHGTHQAGIVTPAQDRMHFAAFDLRTDSREELVGLLQEWSAAAAAMTQGQVVGEPVGAYDAPPDDTGEALGLPPSRLTITIGLGPSLFETADGVDRFGLADRRPAALEPLPHFPADNLDPARSDGDLCVQACADDPQVAVHAVRNLSRIAFGRAAVRWSQLGFGRTSSTSTSQATPRNLFGFKDGTANLKVEEEAAVAEHVWVGEGDDPAAGWMRGGSYLVARRISMHIETWDRTSLREQEALIGRDRVEGAPLSGGEEFTEPDFALAGRGGEPLIPVDSHVRLAHPSQNDGVRLLRRGYNFADGTTALGRLDAGLFFIAYVRDPRTGYVPMQTRLSRDDALMEYLQHTGSGLFAVPPGASEGGWVGEGLFADQSVRRGGSGLSQRRSEGSLGP, encoded by the coding sequence GTGGGCGCAGCACGCGGTCCCGAGGGACGGCCGGGCACCCCGGGGGTGTCCCGCCGCCGGTTCCTCGGGTATGTCGGGGGTGGCGCCGCGGCCGGGATCGCCGGTGGGTATGCCGTGGGCCGGGCCGTCGGGTCCGACGGGTCCGGGGGCGGCACGGGCGGCGCCGGCGGGCTCCCGGACTCCTGGCCGTTCCACGGCACCCACCAGGCCGGGATCGTCACCCCGGCGCAGGACCGGATGCACTTCGCCGCCTTCGACCTGCGCACCGACTCCCGGGAGGAGCTGGTCGGGCTGCTCCAGGAGTGGTCGGCGGCGGCCGCGGCCATGACGCAGGGCCAGGTCGTGGGCGAGCCGGTCGGTGCCTACGACGCGCCGCCGGACGACACGGGCGAGGCGCTGGGGCTGCCGCCCTCCCGGTTGACCATCACCATCGGGCTCGGGCCCAGCCTGTTCGAGACGGCCGACGGGGTCGACCGGTTCGGGCTGGCCGACCGGCGCCCGGCGGCGCTCGAGCCATTGCCGCACTTCCCGGCTGACAACCTGGATCCTGCCCGAAGCGACGGGGACCTGTGCGTGCAGGCCTGTGCCGACGACCCCCAGGTGGCGGTCCATGCCGTGCGCAACCTGTCCCGGATCGCGTTCGGCCGCGCCGCCGTGCGGTGGTCCCAGCTCGGCTTCGGGCGCACCTCCTCGACGTCGACCAGCCAGGCCACGCCGCGCAACCTGTTCGGCTTCAAGGACGGCACGGCCAACCTCAAGGTCGAGGAGGAGGCCGCCGTCGCCGAGCACGTCTGGGTCGGGGAGGGGGACGACCCGGCAGCCGGGTGGATGCGGGGTGGGAGCTATCTCGTGGCGCGGCGGATCTCGATGCACATCGAGACCTGGGACCGCACCTCGCTGCGCGAGCAGGAGGCGTTGATCGGGCGCGACCGGGTGGAGGGGGCGCCGCTGTCCGGCGGTGAGGAGTTCACCGAGCCGGACTTCGCGCTGGCCGGGCGCGGCGGGGAGCCCCTCATCCCGGTCGACTCCCACGTCCGGCTGGCCCACCCGAGCCAGAACGACGGGGTGCGCCTGCTGCGCCGCGGCTACAACTTCGCCGACGGCACGACCGCCCTGGGGCGGCTGGATGCCGGGCTGTTCTTCATCGCCTACGTGCGCGACCCCCGGACCGGGTACGTGCCGATGCAGACCCGCCTCTCCCGCGACGACGCCCTGATGGAATACCTCCAGCACACCGGATCCGGCCTGTTCGCCGTGCCACCCGGTGCGAGCGAGGGCGGCTGGGTCGGGGAGGGACTGTTCGCTGACCAATCGGTGCGCCGCGGCGGGTCCGGTTTGTCGCAACGTCGCTCGGAGGGCAGTCTTGGGCCGTGA
- the efeO gene encoding iron uptake system protein EfeO: MRRVLPTVLVGALAITVAGCQSNSPEESTESGEAGGPLSVVSTDDQCEVSTTEAPSGRIAFSVKNEGSQVTEFYLLGDDGLRIIGEVENIGPGLTRDLVLQAAPGDYFTACKPGMVGEGIRAAFTVSDSGADLVAGEDAELVEQANVQYGSYVKDQTEQLLTETQEFAELYTAGDDDAARALYPEARVHWERIETVAEAFGDLDPRMDLREADLEPDQEWTGWHAIEKDLWPPVDGSYEAKTDEERTALADQLVADTQELYDRTRDQDYTADQIGNGAKGLLDEVATGKVTGEEEYWSHTDLWDFQANVDGARVGWEGLRPLLQQKDPELDAEVETRFEELQALLDEQRDGEGFVLYTDLSTEEVKALSDAVNALSEPLSQVTAAVLS, encoded by the coding sequence ATGCGCAGAGTCCTGCCCACCGTCCTCGTCGGCGCGCTGGCGATCACCGTCGCCGGCTGCCAGAGCAACAGCCCCGAGGAGTCCACCGAGTCCGGAGAGGCGGGCGGGCCGCTGTCCGTGGTCTCGACCGACGACCAGTGCGAGGTGTCCACCACGGAGGCACCGTCCGGGCGGATCGCGTTCTCGGTGAAGAACGAGGGCAGCCAGGTGACGGAGTTCTACCTGCTCGGGGACGACGGGCTGCGGATCATCGGCGAGGTGGAGAACATCGGGCCCGGGCTGACCCGGGACCTGGTGCTGCAGGCCGCCCCCGGTGACTACTTCACGGCGTGCAAGCCGGGCATGGTGGGCGAGGGCATCCGCGCGGCCTTCACGGTCAGCGACTCCGGCGCCGACCTGGTCGCGGGGGAGGACGCCGAGCTGGTCGAGCAGGCCAACGTGCAGTACGGCTCCTACGTCAAGGACCAGACCGAGCAGCTGCTCACCGAGACCCAGGAGTTCGCCGAGCTCTACACCGCCGGCGACGACGACGCGGCGCGGGCGCTCTACCCGGAGGCCCGGGTGCACTGGGAGCGGATCGAGACGGTGGCCGAGGCGTTCGGCGACCTCGACCCGCGGATGGACCTGCGGGAGGCCGACCTGGAGCCGGACCAGGAGTGGACCGGCTGGCACGCCATCGAGAAGGACCTATGGCCGCCGGTCGACGGCTCCTACGAGGCCAAGACCGACGAGGAGCGCACGGCGCTGGCCGACCAGCTGGTCGCCGACACCCAGGAGCTCTACGACCGCACCCGGGACCAGGACTACACGGCCGACCAGATCGGCAACGGCGCCAAGGGCCTGCTGGACGAGGTCGCGACCGGCAAGGTGACCGGCGAGGAGGAGTACTGGTCGCACACCGACCTGTGGGACTTCCAGGCCAACGTCGACGGTGCTCGGGTCGGCTGGGAGGGGCTGCGTCCCCTGCTGCAGCAGAAGGACCCGGAGCTGGACGCGGAGGTGGAGACCCGGTTCGAGGAGCTGCAGGCACTGCTGGACGAGCAGCGCGACGGCGAGGGCTTCGTGCTCTACACCGACCTGTCGACCGAGGAGGTCAAGGCGCTGTCCGACGCGGTCAACGCCCTGTCCGAGCCGCTCTCGCAGGTCACCGCCGCGGTGCTGTCGTGA
- the efeU gene encoding iron uptake transporter permease EfeU produces the protein MLGNYLIGLREGLEAALVVAILIAYLVKSDRRHLLPAVWAGIGVAVALSLGFGALLTFGPQGLTFQAQELIGGSLSIIAVCFVTYMVFWMARTARGMSGELRHQLDRAAEGGKASVVVLAMLAVGREGLETALFIWAASRAAAGVSGESTLVPLGGALLGILTAVVLGWLFYRGTVRLNLAVFFRWTGAFLVLVAAGVLSYGVHDLQEAGVLPGLNTLAFDFSDTVAPGTVLATVVKGILNLAPSMTVLEVATWVLYAVPVMVIFLRATRPSGPPHRAPTGQAPATRPT, from the coding sequence GTGCTGGGGAACTACCTGATCGGGCTGCGCGAAGGGCTGGAGGCGGCGCTGGTCGTCGCGATCCTGATCGCCTACCTGGTCAAGAGCGACCGGCGGCACCTGCTGCCGGCGGTCTGGGCGGGGATCGGGGTCGCCGTCGCGCTGTCCCTCGGCTTCGGCGCCCTGCTCACCTTCGGCCCGCAGGGCCTGACCTTCCAGGCCCAGGAGCTGATCGGGGGCAGCCTGTCGATCATCGCCGTCTGCTTCGTGACCTACATGGTCTTCTGGATGGCGCGCACCGCGCGTGGCATGAGCGGGGAGCTGCGCCACCAGCTGGACCGCGCAGCGGAGGGCGGCAAGGCCTCCGTCGTCGTGCTGGCGATGCTCGCGGTCGGCAGGGAGGGGCTGGAGACGGCCCTGTTCATCTGGGCGGCCTCCCGCGCCGCCGCCGGCGTGTCCGGGGAGTCGACGCTCGTGCCGCTGGGCGGTGCCCTCCTCGGCATCCTCACCGCCGTCGTGCTGGGCTGGCTGTTCTACCGGGGCACGGTGAGGCTCAACCTGGCGGTCTTCTTCCGCTGGACCGGCGCCTTCCTGGTGCTGGTCGCCGCCGGCGTCCTCTCCTACGGGGTGCACGACCTGCAGGAGGCGGGCGTGCTGCCCGGGCTCAACACCCTGGCCTTCGACTTCTCTGACACGGTCGCCCCGGGCACCGTGCTGGCCACCGTGGTCAAGGGGATCCTCAACCTCGCGCCCTCGATGACCGTCCTCGAGGTCGCCACGTGGGTGTTGTATGCCGTGCCCGTCATGGTGATCTTCCTGCGGGCCACCCGGCCCTCCGGACCGCCCCACCGGGCACCCACCGGCCAGGCGCCGGCGACGCGTCCGACCTGA
- a CDS encoding WxL protein peptidoglycan domain-containing protein, whose translation MTKPPSVLATLLSTLLTGLLTALLALGGTGAAWAAGEADAPTGDELTWSVRPADNEHGTDRANYGYLLDPGAEITDAFVVTNASPQELTLAVYAADGYTTPSGHLDLQPADTPATDLGAWVTPDTDQLVLAPGESESVEFTLAVPEDAAPGDHPGGIVTSYVTGDETGTVRLDRRLGSRIHVRVSGEQQVALAVSDLTVDQPFGANPIEPVTTTVRYTPTNTGNVRALGHETVTVSGPGGLAGTSAEVVVDEIMPGSSVTREVALEGTWPLLRGLGRGRRGAGGGSRPAGPAGAGVGRCLGGPVGRPRGRPRPPGPERVARGPPGGEEAGPEGRGPGREIRQRHGLDSARHRRIVRFG comes from the coding sequence ATGACCAAGCCACCCTCCGTGTTGGCAACCCTGCTGTCGACCCTGCTGACGGGCTTGCTCACGGCCCTGCTGGCCCTGGGCGGGACGGGCGCGGCGTGGGCCGCGGGCGAGGCGGATGCGCCCACGGGTGACGAGCTGACCTGGAGCGTCCGTCCGGCGGACAACGAGCACGGCACGGACCGGGCGAACTACGGCTACCTGCTGGACCCGGGCGCCGAGATCACCGACGCGTTCGTGGTCACCAACGCCAGCCCGCAGGAACTCACGCTGGCGGTCTATGCCGCGGACGGGTACACCACGCCGTCCGGCCACCTGGACCTGCAACCAGCGGACACCCCGGCGACGGACCTGGGCGCCTGGGTGACGCCCGACACCGACCAGCTGGTGCTGGCGCCCGGGGAGAGCGAGTCCGTGGAGTTCACCCTCGCGGTGCCGGAGGACGCGGCGCCGGGAGACCACCCCGGGGGGATCGTGACCTCCTACGTGACGGGCGACGAGACGGGGACCGTCCGGCTGGACCGCAGGCTGGGCTCCCGGATCCACGTCCGCGTGTCGGGGGAGCAGCAGGTCGCCCTCGCCGTGAGCGACCTGACCGTGGACCAGCCCTTCGGGGCGAACCCGATCGAGCCGGTGACCACCACGGTCCGGTACACGCCCACCAACACCGGCAACGTGCGGGCGCTCGGCCACGAGACGGTCACGGTGTCCGGACCCGGGGGGCTGGCCGGCACGTCCGCAGAGGTGGTCGTCGACGAGATCATGCCCGGCAGCTCGGTGACCCGGGAGGTGGCGCTCGAGGGGACCTGGCCGTTGCTGCGGGGTCTCGGCCGAGGTCGCCGTGGTGCCGGAGGCGGTAGCCGGCCAGCTGGCCCAGCCGGCGCAGGCGTCGGCCGCTGCCTGGGCGGTCCCGTGGGTCGCCCGCGGGGTCGTCCTCGTCCTCCTGGTCCTGAGCGGGTGGCTCGGGGTCCGCCGGGCGGGGAAGAAGCCGGACCAGAGGGCCGCGGTCCGGGCCGGGAGATCCGACAGCGACACGGGCTCGACAGCGCCCGCCACAGGCGTATAGTCCGATTCGGATAG